TGGGTCACACATTTTTCAAGTCACTCAGCAGGGGACTAGCCCGCttgtagtgatgtgtgtttgcTAAGCATAGAAAgcagcatgtaccatttttataaattCTTTTGTATTatccggccggggatcgaactcatgacctaccgtgtgcaaggcgaacactgtACCAACTAGACCATTGCACCGGTTTGCACcgggaggatggtacccaggctataatCAAACACCGTTTCTATGTATATCTTAATTTTTAAATTGTGTACCTCGCGCAAAGTCTTTCCCCGTAGTTCCGGTGGGTCTTGACATGTCAGTGATGCTGCTACGAGGCCTTGTGTTGAATTCTGCCAGCGAGCGTACTCGTACATTTGACAGTCACACCGCCAAGGGTTCGACTCCAGGTCCAACGCTTCCTGTGGGTCACCTGCGGAAAAAATTCACGTCaaaactgtttttgtttgtttgttcattgtttatttgcatatgtacatatatctaAAATCAATATGAACTACAGACTGGGGGCGGGGGCTGGCAGACGCCTATGTGGTGTTTTTCGTGGGTCTCCCCAAAAAATGTGATAATATGAATGATTTAGATATTTGTTTTATGGTCTCAAACATGAATTAGGCTAGCAACCcgtccctgtaaaaatatgcaacaatgaaacaacaatgaaacttgctgccctatgtgccactagacattaaaggtcaacaacaacaacaagcataCTTACACCACAAGCTAAGATTACAATTcagacaaggaaaataaagTGTCTCACCATAGTATGTTAATGGGTTGAAGACGTTCCATGGCAGGTAGTGCATGTCGTTATTTTCAAACCACAGCGATTTGACTCCAGTAGAAGAATTAAAGGCGTCCCCATCAATCAACCTTAGTTTCGTACCTTTAAGCATCACCTCGTACATACTCTCACTTTGCCATTTGAAGACGTCGGGGCCAAGATAGACGATTGGGTTGTGTGAAAGATCAATGGAAAAGAGGTGTTTCAAAGGTTTGAGGGCATCAGAGGATATGGAGGTTATATTGTTTCCTTTCAAGACTAGAACGTAGAGATTGGAAAGGTTTGTGAAGTCGCCCGGATGAAGGGAAGTGATTTGGTTGTAGGAGAGGTCAAGCGTTTCGGACATTTGCGGAAAGTGCTGCAACGCCGAAGATGGGACTTGTGTCAGGTTGTTGGAAGCTAGTTTAAGGGTGTCAAGTTGAGTCAACCCTTCTAGGATTGCAGCGTCGATAGTACCCTTCTTTCTGAAGTATCTGATATTGGAAAGGCATAGAGTCCTTAGGGTGCCTAGCTTAGCAAACTGCTTGTCTTTCAAGAAGTCGATAGGATTGGAAGAAATATCCAAGTATGTTAGACCCGAAGGAAGATTTGGAAATGTCGTGAGCAAGTTATATTGAAGCTGTAGTTTAGTTAGAGTATTTGGGAGCACGACGTCAAAACTTGCAAGCCTGTTGTTTTGAAGGGATAGCTCTGTGAGAGGGGAGAGACTGGCGAAGGTTTTGGGGGAAATTGCTATAATTTCGTTCGATTCCAAATCCAGCCTGGACATTTCTGTGACTCCGGAGAAAGCCGTTTCGGACAATGATTGTAAATTGTTGTAACTCAGATCGAGGGTGCTCACTGATTTCAAACCGCTAAAAGCGCCCTCTATCGATTTCAAGCTGTTGTTCGCCAAACTTAGACCTCCAAGATTTCCAAATGCAGCGAATGCGCCTTCATCAATGTGGGATATTGCATTTTTTGTAAGATCTACGCTCGGACCTTTCCCCAGTGGGCCAATAAACGCCCCCTTGCGAATTTCAGTGATACTGTTGTCTTGAAGGTAGATCTCAATTGCCTTACTCATATTTGAAAATGCCCCTATATCAATACTCTCAATTGCATTCCCTTGCAACAAGACAACCTTTAGCAAGGGCAAATCCGTAAAGCAGCTTTTTGGAATCTCTTTTATCCTGTTCCATCGCATATCGACAGTGTCCAGTTTTTTCAGGCTCCTGAAAACACCCGATGGCAAAGCAGATATTTCATTTTGCACCATTTCGATGTATGTTAGGCTGGGAACTCCGACAAACGCCCCCATTTCAAGGGTAGAAATTTGGTTGTTATCAAAATAGATTGTGTTGAGATTGGGCAGCCCTGTCAAGTCTCCACTCCTAAGGGCTGACACTTTGGTTCCTCTGATTACGAATAGGGTGGTGTTCTTGGGAGCTCCGCTAGGGACGCTAGTGAGATTTGGGTTATTACAAGTGACGGTGACTGAGGGGGGATAAGAATTGCAAGAACAACTTTCGGGGCAGTCGGCACACAGGGATATTTCTAACACAAAGACCACCATGACGACAACAAGTAGACGTTTTGTGATgagggccgccatcttgaattgacCTGTTTTCTCTTCCTGTGCAAAAGTACATGTTATGTTAAACATTTACATAGCCCGAAACACACGTAGTGTTTGCAAACGTTTGATAATTAACAGTAGTTATCATTGCAGAATGTCACATGATAAGCTATTAATAAGGCTAAACTTTTGTCAGACAATCTAGGTCATTTCTCTTTAAAAGGACATTTATATATTCAGTGTCAAATTTCACAGTGCCACTACCAACACACACGtcgtttgcttgcttgctttctTGGCAGGTGGTTCTGCGTTTTGGAGATCTTTTGTTAGCATTGTCTGTAACTTTAATGCTGACTTGACAATAAGAACGCTGTAAAAGATTTAGATCATGTAGCCACTTTTAACGTCTTCACGGATATAACGTACGCAGGAGTCATAAATGTAGGTTATCAATCGTGCAAGCTAAAAAGTTTTGTAGTTATACAAATCATGCCCTATTGCTGTAATGTGATATTCCGTCTACAACATTGATATATCGTATATGGGTATATCAGTACGAGAAAAACCTTCGTTGGAGATATATGTTATCATAGAGTGACGTGAAATGGGCCATAAACAAGTTCTTAATGCGAAGCTGCCAAAACAACCGTTACTTATTCATAATTGGGTTTGCATAAAAAATGTATAACTACATCCGAGGACTGCTAAATTCGACTGTCCGTGTTGCATGCGTTTCAAATTGGGCATACATGTACGGGTTGAATGATAGAAAACACAATTTTCACTCACGATTTGGTACGGTAGAAAGGTGCTACGCAAGAGAGTCTGTCACGTTAGTCTGGACTTTGAGATGTTTTTCCACCGAAAGGTCAACAAGTGACCCCGCAGACAGGTCACGTGGTTTTAATGTGTGCGTTATAACCACATACTAGTACGTGTATATTTTCAAAAAGCCGAGGATACTGTTAGTGTCTAACAGACTGAccacgctggctatagggaaaatatttgcgaGAGAAGTTTGGCCatcatagggtttcatttgcatgcACGAGGGAGGGATGTTAACATTACCGTGGTCGTGGACTGACTTTCCTGGCCAATTCCTGACCTTTCTTTGCCGAATGTTACGATCCCGTACCCCTGTAGGAGGGTTTGATGGAGGCTTGGATATCTTTAAAATGTTCCTGTGAGATGTAGTAACTTGTAATTCTTTTTTATGTAGCTGTCCTTTCGGCCTTCTCAATGCTGGTACCCAACCGCACTTATCGATACGAATAGGAGGTCATTTCTTATATGTGTGGATCAAACGTTACAGtctgatatacattgtagttcGGGGGAAATGATGGTAATATATGGTTTTACATTaggacatgttgatttgattatatggatgacaaccGCGTGCGCATCACTTTTTGTCCATTTTAAAATTATTTTCGGCCATTTTGTTAATCGTGAGAAGCAGcttcaaaattagaaaatacatgctgtaaattgcaaaagcaTATTTttgaaaacagatactaatgtcgtagaatgccaaagtcaatttcaaagtcaaagaaaaagttttgaaagaacaaaaatgaataatctatatttcggtataaaatgctctgtgtgtttagttttgttcaatCTCCCTGacttagattttataatgaaggggACTTTTATTTTGCCGACATATTTCTAATttcatttgcacgctcgcatcagttaaggggtgcccagaggattttatccatgtaatcaaatcaacatggccttactatgTATTCTATATTATATAACGTTAAGAACATGGCAGTAGACAGGTAATTTCAAATGTTTTAATTATTATTTCTTGTTGAACAGATTAACAGCCATATGGATAATGTTACACACAGTTAATGACCTGGAACTAATCACAAATTATAAAAATATCAACGTTACATTTGAAGTCAGCTTAAGAACTTGAATTATTGCACGAcaactgtacaaggtacaatgtaaggcagcAACTATCAAACATtagatagtacaaaatagaagtatagaataaaacttagcATCCTAATTATTAAAATGATAAAGGCTAGCGTAAGTCTTTGATGaaatagtgttacaatcgagtggggctgaTCATGAGttttggtattttttctaataacaaagtCATTTTTCATCTTGTTGTGTCGAGTAAATAACAAAGTAGTCTTTTAAAGATGTGTATTCAAATCTGTCCGTAGCATCGAGTCTATTGAAATCTGTCGTACTTGAAGTGAGATATGTGAATGACGcatacgtaaaacatcatatctagagcattccacgACAAAGTGAGGTTCATCTTCAATTTACTTTGGACAAAATGGGTTAAACCATTGGTCAGGGGCTACATTATGATTTCtgcctgtttctatattcaatttaTGACTACTGATTCTTAACTGAGTTATCGCTTATGCTCTATATTACATCACCACAATTCTAAAACACATAATGGCGCCTTACTACCATACTATGATCACCCTAAAAATGCAATAAGTTAGATATCTATAACAGTACAGTCACAACAAGATACCTGCCCTTTTTTGCAACACCAACAATGAATCACATCCTCGATGTTTTTTCAAAGTCACAATCACCTTGCGACAAACAATGTTTCTAGTCTTTTTCTATTATTTTGAAGTAATCAAAATGGAGTAACTCACACATTTGTTCGAAATGATATCCTTATGTGATCTAGCAGTAGCTCACATATTATACAAAAGTAACATGGACATAACGTTATGTATtaaacacaaaacatacaatcatATACAATTATCATAGAGGAATGCTATAAAAACACGGAAAAAAAACCAAGTAACTGTCCTGTGCACTTATTTCTAGTTATTGTCAAATAGATGTGCACTAGATGGTACACGCATGCTAGAAGTCACGGTGGTAtagaattttgtatattttgtctttAATAATAATGTCGCGACTTCTATCTGTAATTTATCTAATTTTCTTTCATCAATGATTTGGAAATCCTAAATCTATTACATAAATGTTCTCTCATATGGAATATTCTTACAGATCTTTCCCTATTTGAAAACAATGCATTTAAAACACGTTTGATATCACGATATGGAACTTACTTTAAACTTCAAACTTTACTAAAATAAACATAGCGTTACATGGTACGCCATGTAGACAGTACTGAATGGCGTTGATTTTTCACAGAATAGATTAAAAGCAAAACAGCATTACATCAATGAACAAAACTGACCATGACTTATATGAAATCCACGGAATTAAAAAGTTTCACAAAGCAACAGCCTTCAAAAGACTATCAAACAATGAGTATTGATCAAAACCGCATGAATCTAGGTGTCCAAGATCTCATGACAAACGAtgttctgtgtctgttagtCTGTCTGGACCTAGACGTACTGCAGGCGCTGCAGTTTGCGATGTTGTCGCACGGCGTCGTGGCGCAGTGGCTGCAGCTGTACCGGTGGAGGTTGTGCTGGCACCTGGCGTTTGGTTCCGCACACGCACCACGCGTACAAGGCCAGGCACCCCTCACGGCGTAGCTGTGGCCGGAAATACGCGTACACGACCGGATTCACACAACTGTTGGAGAACGCCAGCAAATGAGCGATCGGGTTCACATACGTCATCATGATCACCCTCTGCCCAAGCGTCAGCGGTCCGAAATCTTCTAAGATCCAGCAGGCATACAGCGGCAGCCATGACAGGGCAAACATAATAACGATTGTGATCAGCATCTTTATCACTTGCTTcatcttttgtgttttttgccTGGCTGCCTCGTCTTCTCCTGCTGGTCTCTTGTACCACAGGTGGGTACAGATGGTGATGTACAGTCCTCCTGTGACAAGGAGAGGCACAAGGTAGCAAATGACGAACAGCAGAAGTGTATACAGCTGGATGAGGTGCCAGTCTTCCACGCAGAGGTTGATGCTGCGTCCCAGTGGCGGGATGAAGAAGGATGTTTCGTGTCGGTAGAGCGCCTGGGGAAGCATGGTGGCCGTGGAGGCAACCCAGATGGTCCCGACTGTCACTGCGACTTGACGGCCGGTAAAATGGCTTCCCGGTGCGCTGAACAGCATCCAGCATCTGAAACACAAAAGGAGGGGTGAACATATACTAAATGAGATAGTTCAAGAGAGGAGTTCAACCGCAGTACCATAGCACGCTGCTAAGGGGTCCAAAATTCTAaccatttcgaggtctcaagaagacaatggagacaatccatccaggcattctcgagttatcgtgttttcaggacacacacacgaacgctgtgcaaatcATAACCTTATCGGTGAAGGTATAAACTGATCGCACATCTTCTTCAATACTGTACACTATAGAATTTATTTTGTTCGAATAAAAACAACGGATAGCATAAGAAATCAGAATAACTTTTTGATAACGATTTCCCATATAAAACTGTTATGCAGCgtaatacaaaatgactaaatcAAGCAAATGCGTGATTCTCAAGAAGGGTCAAActtttcagatagcatccaccgtctttcatcagtgaataTTTATTGTGATATTCTAGTAACATTTTAGGATCAGACATGTGATggatagtctccaagcagatgtagcgcGGTCGGGTTTGTTTTGGAAGTAGTTGGCAATGTTTTGAAGGACGCTGTCAGCACTTTTTTTATTACAGATACACGGTGCCCGGTGCCCGGTGGCAGTTCGGTATTTGCAGTGTACAAAACAACGTACAGCGTACAACCTATCGCTAAAAAAACCCATAGTATGTCCATGACAAAAGATACCAAAGCCgcaagttttgctgcagtatcaaggtcagcCACCAGAGGGCCTAAAATCGACCTTAACGTTCGTGTTAACACCTAcccatgtaccaaatatcatcaccttacatccagaggttcttaagttaccGCTGTAGAAACACACAAAGAGATGCaaaccaaaaactatacctccttttttcatggaggtaactacGCTAAAAAGAAGTCTACTTGGAGATTCAAGATGATTGATACCATTGAAGTAAATTGCTCCTTGTGAAGGGCCTGTAAATGTTGATAAGTAGACCATAGTCCCCTGTTTGCCACTACAAACCCCATACAGAGTCTATCAGAGCTATATCTCTCTGAAGCAGTGGTCTTAAGGGAGGCCAGTAATTCCTTTTAAATGCCACGAAGAGAGTAAGGATGGCAATAAACGTGGTAGGTAGCCCCTAAAAGCTATGTGGCAAAAATAATTTATTGAatttatttcacacaaaaaattacTTAGAACTACTGCATTATAAACACGTAGTTGTTCAACACTTCTCTTTAAGATTTCGATTAGGTTTCACATTTAATCATTAAGATTCTGCCTAATTTAATTTTATTAATCATACTAGAATAGTAGTTTAACAAGGCTTTATATTCAAggctttatcatcatcatcatcatcatcatcggtcaacccccgggggggggggtaagtcAATGCACAACTGCAGACCACTCCAGCCTATCCGCCATGGCCGCACTCAGGTCATAAGTTTACCTCACCGGAGAAAGAATTTCTCCGGATGTATGATGATAATATTCATTCTCATGATATATAGTATTCAATATGTTCCTTCATACATGTTTAAAGATTACTTTTGCAAttaatatcatattgtattctttatcaaagaaaacttCAAACGAAACTTAAGATTAAAAAAGTCTACTATACATAACCAAACATACTCCAAAGTTAAGTCCTcacttgtttcacataagtccgtcatagttcagggctctcccatcATTTGTAACTTGTGCCGTTCTGACGACTACTTGCCTGATGATTGGTTTGTAAGGTCACAGTATGTGGCACCCATCTCCGGCATTTCCCATTCAGTATGAATTGTGCTTTTCGATTCGGCTTTCCCGAAGATGAATTTCAAGGAATTTGCCGAATTCAAAGCTGAAATTCCATCGAATTCGTCGGGAAATTCCTCGAAATCCGCCCCCAGGAAAGCCAGATCAAAAAGTCATATTCATACTGAATGGAAAATGCCAGAGATTGACTTCACATACTGTGACCTTAAATTATTAGtccttacaattgattaatgCTTATTCGCATCTTTTATTCTTGACATCCCCCTGATGGGCGTCTTTACAGAGATTCTAAGCTACTCAACCATTCACAAGAACGCACAAAGGTGGAACGGTATTTTTAGACGACGTGAGCTCCATTTGCTATGAATAACATCAGCAAAAAGTAAACGTCTGAAGATTAGTCAATGTGGCTAAGTCGGACGGCAGTCTTGCGCGGCAAAGGGGTTTACAAGCTAATCCTAAAGTTCTTGCTGGAATCCGGTGGATTTCAACATTACTCACGGCAGGATTTTAAGAGAAtcaagcgggtatctcactgggcaGCGGCTAATTGCAGGAACTTTGCGAAATTTCGCCAAATTTTCCCTGCGGTCACGCTGACGTGCACTGTAACAATACGTGACctcaacaaacaaaatggacGCTCCCGGAATGTCACTTTCAGATCcgaatcagatacaagataactttctTGGATATCGCAGTGCTGCCACTAAATCAAAAACCAATTTACAATGATTAAAATTCATTAGGAAGAGATTTACAGCGATTGCGTCGCTTTGAACCATTTTGGTAATTGCGAATTTTcgaaattgtaaaaaaactgCATTTACTTCCTGTAAGATATAAGCATTTTCTATACACTAATAATCATTCTTGTTTCGCAAGCACTGTACATAGCGTAGCGACAGCGGCAATGGCTTGAAACtgcttttatatttttttcttgcaaaatCTGCTGAGCAAATTAGACACCGGAGACGTGAAATTTGGATAAAATTACGCAGGGTAATCTTGCAAAAGTTTTTGGTTCCTTAAATAGGATAGCAATTCATAAGACACTTATTAACTAAAAAATGTTATATATCTGACAGCAGCATTTGGTAAAATATCAAAGCTCCACTTACAAATCGTTTTTTTAGTGCTATAGCTAATAACTTGTCATTTTGATCTTGTTGGATACTCCTTATTGTCAACCTAATGGAAGAAAACTGCATGTAAGATATAAGCATTTTCTTTAAACTAATAATCATTCCAGTCTCGCAAGCACGGTAGCGTAGCGACGGCGGAAATAGTTTGAAACTgcttttgattttttggggggcaaagtCTGCCAAGCAAATTAGACACCGGAGGCACTTTCTCGTTATCATTTCGCGGTGCATTAAGCCGTCATACACGTCTGACTTGGTCAATTGCAAGTCGTCTTCTGAGCGTCAACGGAACTGGAACGACCGTCACCTTCTTGTGAAGATTACGCCTtcttccactagaggctgcgacctcgctgcgaccactGAGGGACCAAcgctgcacgaaatggcctcggatcctgacgtatccggacgggagaaacgggatccggaacctcagaccTCACCCTTTATCCGTcaccatctatctatctatctatctatctatctatctatctatctatctatctatctatctatctatctatctatctatctatccatccatccatccatccatccatccatccatccatccatccatccatccatctatctacaTGCATTTGACTATAACTATTGTGCTTTTCATTGCGATTGCGATTTGTACTTGCATGGCCAACTTCGGGCAAAATTTCTCGCTAACAGTGGACATGATTTATAAACATAAGGAAATCGGTCTAGTGACTATCACACATTTAGGAAGGTACACAAACAGTTTAAAAGGATATCCCGTTTTGGGATACAGAGATTTGGGTGCTTTTCTAAAAAAACCTTAAACactggcattgttggaagggtcctcgGGAAATTCGAGAACTCGATTGATATAATGTTTGCCCTGCGTTCAGGCTTCAACTTGTgataaatttgacaaaacaaactggattcaagCGTAACAACttagtctctgatgaattatgaCACCCTCGTCTGGAGTAAAATGCTCCTTCAAGGCTATGACAAATTACTGGCCCGCTTAAAGTGCCTAATGGAGACAGGAAATGCCGGCAGAATTCACATGAAAATGTCTCCACATTACGTCTAACGGCGTCGTTCTCATGCACTGAGGTCAGGTACAAGtgatgcttaggtcccaattggaaccGCCGGGTATAGTTGACgtgattttttttgcacttttgattgtaacccctacgtggccccgtggggcacgCTGTGGCTGCCAGGCTATTTTTGGCCCGGCCATggccccgaatcattttaactcggagttATATTCAACGCGGGACCAGGAAACATATGAATGCCGTTAGCCCCGGTAACCGGCGGTCCTCGGGACAAATTTGTAGCTTTGAGGCCCGGCCGGGACGTCACCCCTACGGGCACCAGCGCAATTCCGAGCTATGAAATCCCCATGAAGAATCGTTTAGTGCTCAAGCACTTTAGAACGTTGTCCTTGATCGTTTCTTATCATTTGTTCCCAGATGTACTACCTGGTGTGGCACTACAGAGAGGAAAATTGTTGGATGTTAGCATTACATTTCGTTGTCTTTCAACTAGAAGATGTGTTCGCCGGTAGACGTTGTGAGAATTTTACGTTTGCTCGGTTTTTGTTACGCATAAGGCATCATAGCAAGCGTGGAAATATTGTCGATATTTGGATGAATCGTTATGATTTTTTGCATCTGGATTCCAAAGAAGTGAATAGTCACACGACGTTTCCTGAGGGGGGATAAGAGCTCAGTCACGTGGGAGCTCATTCTACTAGCTCGCTGCAGCGCCGCCTAACGGCGAAAAGGAAGGTAGCATAATGACTACCGAAATGTTAACACGTTTTTCATTTATGGCTACACGTGTAAACAAAAATGGAACTCTAATAGCTATGTAACTACCAACCTAACCATCCACACTGTTGTAAAAATGCATATCCAAAGGAAACTGCAAATGAGCCAAAATTGCATTACTTTCCTTTAAAGATAAAGGATGTCTGCGACCCCAGATTTATGTGAATATTTCATTCACAAACTTAAGAGAAGtaggaaaataaacatattgTTCTCGCCGCTGTAGTTTTTACCCGTTGGTGTCTTGGTTTGCGGAAGTAGACTATATTAGGTCTTCAGAATGGTTAAAAGTATGACATCTCCGAACTCTATTTTGAATTGTTTGTCGTGCTTTTTTTTGGCTATGACTTATTTTTACCACCTCTTCACTGCTTGACGTCTTCTCCCTCATAAGCCTTTCAAATCAATGTCTTATGACGCCAATCCTAAGCTTCCTTCAAGACTTGATGGATGATATAATGACGGTATTATAACCCTGGGCAGTCATGAAATGATGACATCCTGGTCGCTACAATCAATCATCTTTCTTCACAAATTTTAATGGCTTGGTACGGGGATTGgtttgaaaaatttcactgcacgaaatctaATCTTTACGCACACTTTAAAGCATTGTGTAAAGGTTGCATTTTCTTCCATGAAAGTTGTACGTCTGCTTTACGTATGTTTTACGAACACTTTTCGTGGGCTCTAAGATCTGATTTTATGTAGGGTTTATGTTGTGCCTTCTTGTATTTATGTTGCACGGATTATATGATTGTATGAAATCTAAAGCCCAACAACAGATTTTTGAACTatttctttgaaaacaaaatagatatgTAATGAAGTACGTATAGACAACTTTTATAAGATTTTGTACACAGGATATCAATAAAAATCATGAGAATTACTTTGAGACATATCCACCAAATGCTTGGTTTAAACCTTTTTGCTTGATCACCTCAGATAAAGCATCTAGCTACCATTGAACGTGGAGTTAAAAAGTGATGGGACAAGGTAGGATCTACCGAAAGATTGTATGAAATAAACCATAGCGTAAATTTTCGACGTACAGTCagtatatacatgaacatatttgTGCTGTTCTCTCagaagtgtctgtgtgtgaagaATTATTCTGTCTGAGACCAAGCGAGATGTACTCTGCTAAAGTTGTAAAAGACTTGCCCGATACATGATGAGTGTGCATACTCGATTGACGAACATTTGGTAAATTTAAATTAG
The nucleotide sequence above comes from Branchiostoma lanceolatum isolate klBraLanc5 chromosome 14, klBraLanc5.hap2, whole genome shotgun sequence. Encoded proteins:
- the LOC136448759 gene encoding insulin-like growth factor-binding protein complex acid labile subunit, which produces MAALITKRLLVVVMVVFVLEISLCADCPESCSCNSYPPSVTVTCNNPNLTSVPSGAPKNTTLFVIRGTKVSALRSGDLTGLPNLNTIYFDNNQISTLEMGAFVGVPSLTYIEMVQNEISALPSGVFRSLKKLDTVDMRWNRIKEIPKSCFTDLPLLKVVLLQGNAIESIDIGAFSNMSKAIEIYLQDNSITEIRKGAFIGPLGKGPSVDLTKNAISHIDEGAFAAFGNLGGLSLANNSLKSIEGAFSGLKSVSTLDLSYNNLQSLSETAFSGVTEMSRLDLESNEIIAISPKTFASLSPLTELSLQNNRLASFDVVLPNTLTKLQLQYNLLTTFPNLPSGLTYLDISSNPIDFLKDKQFAKLGTLRTLCLSNIRYFRKKGTIDAAILEGLTQLDTLKLASNNLTQVPSSALQHFPQMSETLDLSYNQITSLHPGDFTNLSNLYVLVLKGNNITSISSDALKPLKHLFSIDLSHNPIVYLGPDVFKWQSESMYEVMLKGTKLRLIDGDAFNSSTGVKSLWFENNDMHYLPWNVFNPLTYYGDPQEALDLESNPWRCDCQMYEYARWQNSTQGLVAASLTCQDPPELRGKTLREVPLEQFKCNCSHFSTPSIDTTGSDANATSGQGAILKCNVTACPEAVILWSTPRGITLSSNSPHPGLEVLDDGSLVIVETVPEDAGTYSCMAANYLGQATASLRLKIIPKSRLPEGNVDY
- the LOC136448701 gene encoding neuropeptide FF receptor 1-like; translated protein: MPEMGATYCDLTNQSSGKCWMLFSAPGSHFTGRQVAVTVGTIWVASTATMLPQALYRHETSFFIPPLGRSINLCVEDWHLIQLYTLLLFVICYLVPLLVTGGLYITICTHLWYKRPAGEDEAARQKTQKMKQVIKMLITIVIMFALSWLPLYACWILEDFGPLTLGQRVIMMTYVNPIAHLLAFSNSCVNPVVYAYFRPQLRREGCLALYAWCVCGTKRQVPAQPPPVQLQPLRHDAVRQHRKLQRLQYV